The sequence TTATGACTGTGCTTTCGATTTATTGGCAGGGTGATCACAATGGCGATTCTTCTTGCCTGGAAGGCCAATCAACCGTTAAGAAATCACAACCAAAACTTTACTCTGAGCCTCTCAACCAGTTAGATATGGATTGTTCACCTACTGGTTCTGGTGATGAACTGGTGAGTAGTTATTTGCTTGCAAGGATCTTATGCTTTGTAAACATTTCTAGTTATCTTTCTCCCAAAGATACCACCCAAGATATTTTCATGGATTTAATGTCTACTGCTGCATCTCTCTGGTTTCTGTCTGCCTTGATGTGCTAtgttcatgaagaggtgctttatttaaaaattatcttCTTCAAAATGTATTTCAGTAATTGTTTGTCATGTAGATTATACTTCCATACAGATGTGTTGATGTGATATAGTGTGcatattcttagttaagttagaGGGAAAATTTTCTTGGAAATTTGCAGTTCTGATTGTGTTTCATATGCTAGATAAACTATAGCAATAGCCTATACTAAGTGCATCTGAAAGCACTTCTCTTCATCCACTAGTTTAAATTAATTAACTATTTATAACTGATCTCTGCACTAATCTAATAAATAGATGTGATATGACAAAATAATCACTATAGAATCTCTTGGAAAATATGAAACCATCAATGAGATAATGAATTTTGAATAAGTCAATCATCTAGATCTAAAATGAAGATATCAAAGAGTGTTAGTTGGTCATAGTATATGATGGCACAATGGATCCATGTAGGCGGAAAACATCAATGTTGTCAAACTGAATGCATTAGTATCAGGCAAAAGTTAAGGCATTGTAAGTTGTAATGCTATGAGATAAATTTACTGTCTTTTAATGCAACAAAGTGCCCTATGATACCTGGTATTAATATAGATTTGGGTGCTATATGGGAGATTAGGATGTGCTACAACCTTCTTTAATATGTAGAACACATATGCAGTGCAATAATGCATTGGTTGCTTATAATGTCAGTCAAACTCTAAAAATATCTTTGGGATTTAGATTATCCATGTGTAAAGTGCGCAATATCTATGAAAATCTTGCATGCATAAAGTTTTGCCTCTATGTGTAAACTCTCCTCAGAGGGGAAATTGATGAAGAAAATGATAGACTAAGAAAAATTTGCAACACATCATTTAAGTTATAGATGCCTTATGTCTTCTTACACCGGTAAAGGGTTTTGTTTTAGTACCTTGCCGGTATGGTACGAGACGGTATGATGCGCCTATGTACCAACACATAGTAATGATTATAGGTTGGAACACTTGTAGTCCCATACCATGTGTCGCATGATATCATATCTTGCCTATGTACCATACCGATTCCATATCGATGTAGCCTGTTATGGACTAGTATGGTTCGATATGTAAATGCAAGGAAGAATCTATGAAGATATTAAGCCTCTTCTTATTTGCAGACTCAGATGGTGTGAATGTTTATGATAAACACTTTGCCTTTGCAACAATGTATGTGAGAGAAGGAAAACCATTGACTGAGTGAGATTTATTCATGAGGAAAATGCAAAAGGAGGGGTCTGTAATGTGGCAATGCAACATATATTCTTAGTTCAATTGAGTGATAAGCATCCTTAGACAAGGATTGACATGTCAAGGTATGAGGGGCTATTGATGGCCAATCAACATGGTTTATGCCACATTGCACACAATATTAATAAATGGATATTTACCAGCATGCTTTGGTACAGGTAATACACGCCATTGGTATGATCTATTTTGGCCGCCAattctttttgttttaattgTGATTTGTTGTTTTAGTGCTTTCTTTGGCTTTTGGCCTTTGTCTTGTGGTTTATTCGTAATCTAAATATACCCTCACAAAAATTGCAATTAAAACTATTGAAAAATTGGGCACATCAACAATCAAAATGTAATTAGGTTATTGAAAATAAATGAACTAATAAATGAGACTGAAGATTGTATCCTTCAAGATTAATAGACTACTACTAGCATTAATTTGACAAATGAACTAATAAAGAATATATTTGTCATATGAATGAACGAAGGTATGTAGAATTAGTACTGGGGACCATACTGGCATGTTACCAGTTCGGTATGGTCCGATAGATACATACCCGACACCAAGATAGCTCCTAGCACTTCTTTCTCACTCCAAATCATGGTACCACTTGAAATTGGGGTTCGGACTGATTTGGACCAATTTGACCTGGTTGGGTTCAGGTTGTGTAGACCTTGCATTGGACAATAATGACCATGTTTGTTTAccctagaaaaaaaaacaataatgaCCATGTTTTTGATATAAAAATGTAATCCATCAATGATGGGCTCATAGATGTCTTATAACCCACCACATAGAGGAGTATATATTTATACATGTGTAAGACTCGAATGTTAATATTGCTATTGATGCATTGAGTGTTGTTTAGTGTCTTTTTCTAGGGAACATGTTTTGAAGATTAAGATATATGACTTTCTTATCAGGCTATATTCAGCGATGCTTGGGTAGAATAAAGTTGTCTTTAAGATCTCAGAAATACTTTAGCATTTGAAAGATGAAATTTTAATCCATccccaaaaatatgaaatttggactAAGTTGAGAAATCAACTTTTTATTCTTAAGGGACTTGAATTTTTGAGTATTTTTTGTTGAACTCATATAGGGGGTTTTTCCTTatttacaaatattttaattagGACATTTACTTAAATGGTATTCATGTAAATAAATTTGTATCTAGTAGTTTACTTGTCTTGACTGTTAGCATTTTGCTGCTCCCTTGTTGTTCCCACCTTCAAATAGTGGAAAATACAAAATAAGGGGTTTCAAAAGGCTTCACGAACGGTATCAAGTGGTAACAAGGCTcaccgtctcggtaccggaccctataccggtgccacactagcatagtattAGTATGATACGAtacatagtttttttttagCATACCGAATGTCGGTACACCACCCGTACCGGATAATCGTATTGAACCGATACGATATGCCCCATATTGTCCGGTTCAGGCCGGTATGGCGTACCTTGAATGGTACTGATTAATTTGGACCAATTCTGGACCAGTTCAATCCTGATCCAGCATGATCCTAGTGGTTTAGCCAAATTAGGTGTTATAGTAGTACATATACATAGCTGGTATGTGGTTGTTATGCACGAGTTTCGAGTCATTTTTTCTAGTATTGCCTTCGCCGGTCTATTTTCATGTTCTACCATATTCTTCTATAGGAAATGTTATTAACTTTAGttattttatttctagtttgctATCAGTCTAATTGTTTAATAATTCATTGTTATCCTTGTAAAATGAAAGTTGCTTTTGTTCTCATTCTTGACGCTACATTTGGTACAAATATATTGCATTTTATATTCTATgtaaagtttttcttttatgcatacAAAAGTTTCATAATCTTATTTTAGAATCGGTCTTCCTTTCTAGAGGGAAATTGTGATTGCAATTAATATCTATTTATGCTGATGATATGCTGCTAAACAGTCCACTACTTTTAATTTCAGGATGACAGAGATTATATTGTCATTGCTGAGGAAGAAAAGGTATTGTCTATTGTTTTGTCTAAGTTTGTTCATtgtatgatttcttctttttcattcCATTTATCATGTTATCTTGTTGTTTATTATAGAATTCTGTTTGGTTAAAATTGATGTACTCTCATAATTAGCTGCCAAAATGCATGGTGGAACATCTAAATTGATTATTAATGCTGTTCACCATGGTCTATACATATGCCTCAGGCGATCAGGACATCAACTTTAATCTTTTGTCAATGGGATATGATATGCTTTGATCCATTTTTCAGAAAGTATCCAAATCAGTTGAATGCTGAAGAACTTGTGTTctaatatatgcatgagatgatgACTGTGTTGATTGTTGACTTGGGCCGCCTACTGTCACTTTGATCCAGTTTGGTTATGCCCTAGGAACTCCTTTCtcaatgcattttttttttctatgagtTCTGCTCTATATTGTTAACAAAAATATGATAGTTCGACTATTTTGAGCTATAACATATGTGCTCTTAATACTGACAAGATAGTTTTTTTGTGAGATTAATGGTTGCTTGTTCAATAGCATTGCATTGTTGATTTTTCACTATCCTGTAGTTTATTTTGTTTTCGCCCTttgatttctttcttcttttttccttttggttGGGGGGATTATATGATATGTAAATTAGTATAATGTGATTATATTTATGTAGGATGATGAAACAACATTGTCAGAAGAGGAGGAGTTGGCAAAGAAAGAAGCAACTGACCCTCTGAATGAGGTAAAAGGGCATTTCAATTCCTGTTGCTTGTGGTTACTTTTTTGTGGTCTGGTTTTATGTTCTTATTGCCAGTAAGATGACAATTCAGAGTTAAGGTATATTAACTAGCCCATGCAGCACATGGATTTTTTTGCCAAAGTAGTACTTATTTAATTACTGTCAAatacaaaattatatatgtGTTGGTGGGTTTCTGTTTTCTAAGGTTTCCCTAGTAAGCAACTTGTCTTGCTTTAGAGCATAGACAATTTGTTCCATCATGAATAGATCAGTTGGCCACCTAGATGGTTTCTGAATGTACCAGGCACCTGCATTATGTTGTAAAGCCTAGGCTGTCAACCTAACCTAGTTGCCTAGGATGACAGTTGCCTAGGATGACAACTCAGTGCTTTCTAATTTGTTGTTCTTTTATTCGTCTAATCATAGTAATGATCTCATCCAGGCATGCGTTCACGTGGGTCTGCAAGTCACAATGCTGTATGTACCTATGTGTTCTTAGTACTGTAACCACTGTTAATGGAGTATTAACTGTTAAACCACTCTAATTGTCCAATTTCATCAACATATTGACTACTGCATCATTAAAAGGAATTTATGTAATGTACTCTCCACAATTCTCCTTGGTCTTTCTCAATGATATTTTCACATATTCTAGTCTTGAGTTCTTTAATTCAGTTTGTTTTCTACAGATCAAGTTACTGCAACAAGAGAGTGAATTGCCTATTGAAGAGCTGCTTTCAAGGTACAAAAAGGTAGGActactttatgcaatttatctgATATTCTTTTCCTGTGTATTACCATTGTTAAcatctttctattttttaggATGACTTTACTGATGATGGCACCATGGAATCTGAATGTGCCTTCTCAAGTTCTGACGATCAGGTAGATTGTGCAATGCATCAGGATGTTCAACATGGCAGTCAAAACCCCACCTTGGATGATGGTATGTTTCACGAGCACAATCCTGCTGAACCCAGGGAAACAGACTCTGCTAATAAAGAAGCTGAGGTGAATCATGATCGGATAATGGATGGGAGAGAGAGCGAGAATATAATTGCTGATgcagctgctgctgcaagatcaGCACAACCAACTGGTAACACTTTCTCAACAACAAAAGTGCGTACAAAGTTCCCATTCCTTCTTAAGCACCCTCTTCGTGAATACCAACATATTGGCCTAGATTGGCTGGTCACAATGTATGAGAAGAGGCTCAATGGAATTTTAGCAGATGAAATGGGTTTAGGGAAGACAATCATGACAATTGCTCTTCTTGCACATCTAGCATGTGAAAAGGGCATATGGGGACCTCATCTCATAGTGGTGCCAACTAGTGTTATGCTGAATTGGGAAACTGAATTTCTTAAATGGTGCCCTGCTTTCAAAATACTGACATACTTCGGAAGTGCAAAAGAACGGAAGCATAAGAGACAGGGTTGGCTAAAGCCCAACTCCTTCCATATATGCATCACCACCTACAGGCTTGTTATACAGGATTCAAAGGTATTCAAAAGGAAGAAATGGAAATATTTAATTCTGGATGAAGCTCACTTGATAAAGAACTGGAAATCTCAGAGGTGGCAGACtctattaaattttaattcaaagcgCCGGATTTTATTGACTGGAACACCTCTACAGAATGACCTCATGGAACTTTGGTCTCTAATGCATTTTTTAATGCCTCACATTTTTCAGTCTCATCAGGAATTTAAAGACTGGTTCAGCAATCCAATTTCTGGTATGGTAGATGGTCAAGAAAAGGTTAATAAAGAAGTTGTGGATCGGTTGCACAATGTGCTTCGTCCTTTCATACTGCGACGTTTAAAGAGGGACGTTGAAAAGCAACTCCCAAAGAAGCATGAACATGTCATATATTGTCGACTTTCTAGAAGACAACGGAATTTGTATGAGGATTTCATTGACAGCTCGGAAACGCAAGCGACATTGGCAAGTGCAAATTTTTTTGGCATGATTAGTGTTATAATGCAACTCCGTAAGGTTTGCAATCATCCTGATCTTTTTGAAGGCCGTCCAATCataagttcatttgacatggctGGTATAGACATGCAGCTAAGCTCTTCTGTTTGCACAATCCTTTCTTCTGGTCCATTTTCTGAGGTTGATCTGAGAGACTTGAATTTTGTATTCACCCAGCATGAATATAATACGACCTCATGGGAGGTTGATGAAGTTGCAGCAATTGCTTCTTCTCCAACTTTAACCAAGGGCACTGGACTGCAGGCTTTGGATGGAGCGTCATTCTGTAATAGTAGAtatgagaaaaagagaagagttcATGGAACTAATATATTTGAAGAGATTCAGATGGCCCTTTGGGAGGAAAGAGCGAAACAGTTAAAAGAAAGGGAAGCCTCTATTGCATGGTGGAATTCTTTGCAGTGCCGTAAGAAACCTATCTATGGAACTAATCTAAGGGCGCTTGTCACTATAAAACATCCCGTTCATGGTATTCATGAGCAGAAGAACAAGCCTTCATGCTACATGAACTTTTCATCTAGACTGGCAGATATAGTTCTGTCACCTGTTGAACGCTTTCAGAAGATGCTTGATGTGGTTGAATCTTTTATGTTTGCTATCCCTGCAACACGAGCCCCTGCTCCTGTTTGCTGGTTTAGCAGAGGACGATCCCCTGTTTTTTTGGAACCAACTCATAAGGAAAAATGCATTCAGCTTTTTTCTCCACTCCTTACACCCATTAGACCTGCCATTGTCCGTCGGCAAGTGTATTTTCCTGATAGGCGTCTTATACAATTTGATTGTGGGAAGTTACAAGAGCTTGCTATGTTGCTGAGGCGCTTGAAATCAGAAGGTCATAGGGCCTTGATATTCACTCAGATGACTAAGATGCTTGATATCTTGGAGGCATTCATTAATTTGTATGGCTATACATATATGCGTTTAGATGGATCCACACAACCAGAAGAGCGGCAGACTCTGATGCAGCGGTTTAATACAAAtccaaaatattttctttttattttatccaCTCGTAGTGGTGGTGTAGGGATTAACCTAGTTGGTGCAGACACTGTTATCTTTTATGATAGTGATTGGAATCCTGCAATGGATCAACAAGCTCAAGATAGATGCCACAGGATTGGACAAACACGAGAAGTGCACATTTATCGACTTATTAGTGAGAGCACCATTGAGGAGAACATCTTAAGGAAAGCAAATCAGAAGCGCGCTCTTGATGATTTAGTCATTCAGAGTGGCAGTTACAATACAGAGTTCTTTAAAAAGCTTGATCCTATGGAACTATTTTCTGGTCATGGAGCACTTCATATTGAAAATCTGCATAAGGGGAACTCCAGTGCTGTTGAATGTTCCACCGATGAAATGGGGGTGCATTTGTCAAATGCGGATGTCGAAGCAGCTATCAAACTTGCAGAAGATGAAGCAGATTACATGGCCCTCAAAAaagtggaggaggaagaggctgtAGATAATCAAGAATTCACTGAAGAGGTTATTGGAAGGCTAGATGATGAAGATCTTGTTAATGAAGATGATATGAAGCATGATGAGAAAATTGCTGAAGAACTGAGCTGCTGGACTTCTGTTGGAAACAGGGATGATGACAATACTTTGTGTGCGAGTAATGTTAATGATGAAAAGGCTCTTACTTTGGCTGGGGGAGATGAAgatattgacatgcttgctgATGTTAAGCAGTTGGCTGCtgcagctgctgctgctggaCAAGCAAGTTCATCTTTCGAAAATCAACTTCGACCAATTGATAGATATGCTATGCGTTTTCTGGATCTTTGGGATCCAATAATTGACAAGTCAGCAATAGAATATCAGGTGAACATTGAAGAGAAAGAATGGGAGCTCGATCGTATTGAAAAATTCAAAGAGGATCTAGAAGCTGAGATTGATGAAGATCAGGAGCCCTTCTTATATGAAAGTAAGCACAGTCTAGGATGCATTTATATATGTAAATTAATGTTCCAGGAAGCATTTTTTCTGGGTAATTCTTTTTGCCTTGAGCAAAAGATTATGTAATTTTTACATGATTAAGGGTAAGGACGGCAGAACTGTCCCGAACTAGGCGGTTCCAGCCGTTCTGAGCCATACGGTGGCtcaccggtacggttccggcAACGGAAATGAAATCCATTGCTGAAgctggagaagaaggaaagagagagcgagtgggggagggagagggcagGACGCCCGCAGAGGCCGCGGGAGGCGAGGCCGCGGCCGATTCCCCTGTTTTTAATGAAACAGGGGTCCGGCCGCAACTTAAAAAATTTCGCCGGCTCGAAATAGGGGAACCGATTGCGGCTTAAAAAATTCcgccggcctccgccggcctcccttcctctttttcccttctctctcttcctctcttccacGGTACCGTGCCCTCTCCTCTGTCGATACAGGCCCGACACGACCCGTATAGACTTGTTCCGCCAGAGAACCGGTACGCTGCTCGGTACCAGTTTCACTAACCTTAATTAAGGGTATCGAGCCCTCAATCTTTTATCGAAAACTGACAGTGTGCTCTTCTCTGTTGTTCTCTTGTTACTTTTAATCATTCTATCTAGTATTAAGACTTACCCTTTGCTATTCTATTACCTACTTTATATTTATAGTCAATTTGATATATCACTTCATTCTATTGATGTCAAAGTGAGGTCTCCGTATTATTTCTTGTTGGAACAAGTATTTTGGGGCCATATTTTACCGTCCCAGTTTTACTGATTACTTGCTTTATTTTGATTCATTTATCTCTATTGGGATACTTATCAGTGCTCCACTAATCGCAGGATGGGATGCTGATTTTGCAACTACAGCATACCGGCAACATGTTGAAGCTTTAACTCAGCGCCAGGTTTGTCAGTACAAATTAACTGCTGTTGCTGCTCAAATTTTGGCAGTGAGCCTGTTTTTTCACTTTGCATCATTTTGCAGTTGATGGAAGAACTAGAATGTGAAGCTCAGGATAAAAGGGATGCAGATGATGAGAATTGCGATGCCATCAGGTAACTCTATGAACTCCAGTTTTTGGATTTTGAATTTACATTGTTGCTTAATTGCACTTTCTTGAGTTATTTGTTTTTTTCTGTGGAAAAATCAAGCAAGAATATGGTTGCTGTGTAATATTGTCATGCTTCTTATGACTCCAGATTAGCTACTAGCTTATATTTgcaattttcaaattccgtgctGGTTCTCCATACAAAAAGTAATTAATTTAACAAGTTGGCAATTTACACTAGGACACATTTTGTAACTCTTTTGCTTAATATAATCATGTGAGCTTTAGATGTTTGTTTGTATTTTCTGGTGGCCCCATTGTAGGATAATTGGTGCCACATCTAAATTGTGATTTACCAAACCTTTTAGCGTGCACAGGAATGTGGCAGCAGTTGAACGTAAGCCTAAGTCgaaaaagaagttgaagaagacaAAGTTCAAGTCGCTGAAGAAGGGACCTCTAGCGTCTGAATCAGAAATCGTGCATGAACCACCAGTAGATCCCATGCCTGCTGATTATAAGGTTCTTTCTCCAGAGATCATCTGTCCTGAGTCACCATCACATTCACCTCCTATAAAAAAGCGTAAGAAGGCCATAGCTGCATCAGAAGAAAAGAGCTCAAGAAAATGcttgaaaaaaatgaagaaagctCCTGAGAAAAATTCTGCAGCAGATTCTAACTCTGCAGTTAAGAAACTTGTGGAAACCAGAGACATCAAATCTGGAGAGGGAGCTAACGATCTTGATCTCAAAACAGCAAACAGAATTAAGACAGGAGGCAGGATTTCAATCACATACATGCCAGTAAAACGTGTTATGGTGGTCAAGCCAGAAAGGTTAAGAAAGAGGGGACATGTTTGGTCAAAAGATTGCTTTCCCCCTCCAGATTCTTGGTCATCCCAGGAGGATGCCATATTATGTGCAACTGTACATGAATTTGGTGCGCATTGGAGTCTTGTGAGTGACACACTTTATGGTATTCCTGGTGGTGGGTTTTTCAGAGGGAGGTTTCGCCATCCTGCCCATTGTTGTGAGAGGTTTCGAGAATTATTCTTTAAATATGTTATGTCTGCAGTGGACACTTCTAACACTGAAAAGATTAACCCTTCCGGATCTGGAAAGGCTCTCCTAAAAGTGACCGAGGTAATTAGCatcttattttcatatttttacgGCATTAAAATCAGTTAATATTTGTAAAACCCTTGGAGTAACTAGTAGGTGGTAGTTTTGTGATTTTATCAGATTGTAAACTATTTTTTGGAACTGTTGTAAATTGTGGGACAAATAGGACATTGCTTTTTGTTTCAAGGCCACGTGGAATTATGGATTTAGTATTAATTTTTGGTATCCTTTTTccatctttcctttttttcaatCCTGGGATGTTTTCTCTATGGGGCTGCAGATATTTTAATGGCATACATGCATCTCTATCTCATTCCTTGTTTCATATTATATATGCAGTGCTATTAAGTTATGCAAATCATGTATGCGTTGACACCCATAATTTGTATGTTGAACTGTATCTTTATTCCAAAGCTTACTCCTTTCAGTTGGGTTGAATACTTGATCCATCTTTTATCTCAATGTCATATCAAGTTTTATTCTTTAGTATCCTTGATAGGTCTCATTTGTTGCTCTGGAGTCGCTCTTTTCTTGGGCCCCCAAACATGAATGTGAAGTATAGTGGCGCTGTTAGAGTTGTTGGGTTCTACTAGAAATGGAATTCTTTTGCTTGACAGTGACCTTGGAGATGCTTTAAATGCTTGATAACATGGAAGAATAGAATCCTACTGGAGTCCTTAACCTACACATTTTTATAATGCTATAGAAGGATGATAAATTTATGAGATGCATTATCTCCATCGTGATTACTTGTAGTGTATGATCATCTTATGTCTTATGATCCTCTTTTGGATGTCATTGAGTTATAATTTGGTATTCTTGAAAGTCTTGGAATAAAATTTTTTGATTGATGCAGCCACATGCGCCTTCGTTTAGTTTGCTTTCATCTAGACCAAGACTTGgcaaaccaacaaaaaaaaggatatgCTAATGTCAGAATTTGCAATTGGCATGTGAAGATACATTATATAATTTTGATTTCTTTGGGAAAACAGGATAATTTTAGACTGATAAACATAGTTTCTAATAAAAGATGAATCGAGTGATCATGTTTGTATTGCATTACTTCGAGTAATTTGTTATATGCATTAACATCTCCCAGGTGTTGTACGCATAATGCTAGTATTATCAAAACTTATTCACTGGTGGTAAGGTGAGGATCTTAAAGGTTACCATGATGCTAGTCCTTGTCTTCATATGGATCGGCAATTAATTATTCTATGTGCAATGTGTGCCTTCAAATCCTCAAACATGAAAATGTTGAGTTAAATTCAGTTAGAAAGAGTCTTTGTTCTTCCAAACAGATGCAAGACTTTTCAGTATAATTGAGCTAGACATCAAATTTGTGAAGAAAGCAATGGTCAACATTACCCAATTATAGTCCAGGTAGTCCGGAGGTCTGGGAGTGGCAAACTGGGATAGACTAACCTTTGTCATTTTTTCGCAAAAAGATGGCTGCCCTAGGTCTCGAACCTATGCCATTACACTTGTCAGTCCCCGGCCTTTTACTATTGCTCTAAGCAATGGCTGCTCATTGggccaaatttcaaatttgagataaaaaatACAAGCCTTAGTTGCTGCTTATTACCATGGAGCAATGAATATCACTTTGATACACATTGATACAAGTCAATATGCAGCATAAGATGTTATGGTTATTAGGGGGATATGTAGCTACGCAACAACCTACCAGCATGTAGTATAGATAGAGGCTTTTATAGGTTGGTACTTCAAATTTTGATTTGGACCCAAATCCAACACATTGAATTAATGAGTCTGATTATGTTGGACTTTTCGTTTTAGGTCCTGATGTGTTTTAAGAGCACAAGGCTAGACTAATCTatgaattaatttttgttcggTTTGATTGGGTTTGTTGGTGTTATCAGAGTTCTATTGATTTTTGTGAGATGTATGCTTTAATAGAACAAGTTTTGACCCAGATACAACCCATATCTCTCGACTTTGGGTAGAGATCAGGTCCATATTTGATCAGTACTGGTCAGGCTTGAATCTAACCTACTTACCTCCCAGTTGAGCAAGCTAAGTAGAAAGTCTCTCCTTGGTGATTTCTCAAGTTATAGGTCTTTTCTAGTGTAATCATGAACAAGATTTGCTATATGATCGGTTTACAAAGCATTATGTTTTTGATATCGTTGGTGGCAATTGGTAA is a genomic window of Phoenix dactylifera cultivar Barhee BC4 chromosome 4, palm_55x_up_171113_PBpolish2nd_filt_p, whole genome shotgun sequence containing:
- the LOC103720578 gene encoding protein PHOTOPERIOD-INDEPENDENT EARLY FLOWERING 1 isoform X2 translates to MASKGPRSKLDHESRARRQKALEAPREPPRPKTHWDHVLEEMVWLSKDFESERKWKLAQAKKVAIRASKSVLDHATRGEKKVKEEEQRLRKVALNISKDVKKFWLKIEKLVLYKYQLELEERKKKALDKQLDFLLGQTERYSTMLAENLVDMPYSSKTVHVDSGVEQPCDSKREGDKSSLTKTTTDPETQLFNVETDDEYGIQSDDELEDDECTIDVDEAQITEAERKEELAGLQAEADIPLEELIKRYTMNKFSREVSPESDENLAEPLMKRYQIKDSWNQVNGSNHAVGISSDVAHLLADNEGPHFISKMIENSHPGHGSSQHHHGDHNGDSSCLEGQSTVKKSQPKLYSEPLNQLDMDCSPTGSGDELDDRDYIVIAEEEKDDETTLSEEEELAKKEATDPLNEIKLLQQESELPIEELLSRYKKDDFTDDGTMESECAFSSSDDQVDCAMHQDVQHGSQNPTLDDGMFHEHNPAEPRETDSANKEAEVNHDRIMDGRESENIIADAAAAARSAQPTGNTFSTTKVRTKFPFLLKHPLREYQHIGLDWLVTMYEKRLNGILADEMGLGKTIMTIALLAHLACEKGIWGPHLIVVPTSVMLNWETEFLKWCPAFKILTYFGSAKERKHKRQGWLKPNSFHICITTYRLVIQDSKVFKRKKWKYLILDEAHLIKNWKSQRWQTLLNFNSKRRILLTGTPLQNDLMELWSLMHFLMPHIFQSHQEFKDWFSNPISGMVDGQEKVNKEVVDRLHNVLRPFILRRLKRDVEKQLPKKHEHVIYCRLSRRQRNLYEDFIDSSETQATLASANFFGMISVIMQLRKVCNHPDLFEGRPIISSFDMAGIDMQLSSSVCTILSSGPFSEVDLRDLNFVFTQHEYNTTSWEVDEVAAIASSPTLTKGTGLQALDGASFCNSRYEKKRRVHGTNIFEEIQMALWEERAKQLKEREASIAWWNSLQCRKKPIYGTNLRALVTIKHPVHGIHEQKNKPSCYMNFSSRLADIVLSPVERFQKMLDVVESFMFAIPATRAPAPVCWFSRGRSPVFLEPTHKEKCIQLFSPLLTPIRPAIVRRQVYFPDRRLIQFDCGKLQELAMLLRRLKSEGHRALIFTQMTKMLDILEAFINLYGYTYMRLDGSTQPEERQTLMQRFNTNPKYFLFILSTRSGGVGINLVGADTVIFYDSDWNPAMDQQAQDRCHRIGQTREVHIYRLISESTIEENILRKANQKRALDDLVIQSGSYNTEFFKKLDPMELFSGHGALHIENLHKGNSSAVECSTDEMGVHLSNADVEAAIKLAEDEADYMALKKVEEEEAVDNQEFTEEVIGRLDDEDLVNEDDMKHDEKIAEELSCWTSVGNRDDDNTLCASNVNDEKALTLAGGDEDIDMLADVKQLAAAAAAAGQASSSFENQLRPIDRYAMRFLDLWDPIIDKSAIEYQVNIEEKEWELDRIEKFKEDLEAEIDEDQEPFLYERWDADFATTAYRQHVEALTQRQLMEELECEAQDKRDADDENCDAISVHRNVAAVERKPKSKKKLKKTKFKSLKKGPLASESEIVHEPPVDPMPADYKVLSPEIICPESPSHSPPIKKRKKAIAASEEKSSRKCLKKMKKAPEKNSAADSNSAVKKLVETRDIKSGEGANDLDLKTANRIKTGGRISITYMPVKRVMVVKPERLRKRGHVWSKDCFPPPDSWSSQEDAILCATVHEFGAHWSLVSDTLYGIPGGGFFRGRFRHPAHCCERFRELFFKYVMSAVDTSNTEKINPSGSGKALLKVTEDQVHALVNVTSELPDNELLLQKHFIAILSSVWRAKCRIERCQNMPSSSRLAIDSSGKNSRRPTEKMKLANLRQSSKLVMTAITDSYREHQEEPVVLSGQPEACSIVDQLDLTLNFAMDQVNHDTAFPSSITVSIRGPEPRQEDNVPPERFLLAESSCRTAENRFRLALGACFEGEGLGWALPAFPPADIIRYKSGSKSQSLGKHKVASDSTKPPKSKVQRTTEPHEDSGLIGKSLLPSSRQTPPLESYSLPHLILDSGSDYSWLPAMDALPRETEGFELVPHEYDPNFLGDLEDPGSLLDIIDIG